AAAATCTGGCACAAGCACTCATAATGTTTGACAGCTAAAGGAGCTATGACGACCTGTAGTACTGATTAGAAATTCATAGGTCTAGAACTTGTCTTTTAGTGGCATGTAAACTAACTGTTATGATGGCATCTGTTTGCTTCTTTTGAACTTGCAAATGCCATGCTTTTGATGAAGCTTTTGTGTAACAGCTAGTTGTTTTTGATTTTGAACAATGTCAAATGCCAATTAATGAGATAAGATGTTTCCAGTTTTTTTATTTTGAAATGGGTTCCTAGCTTTTTTAGTTTGAAATGGTTCTCAACTTTCTAATTTGATTTGTTTCACATATTTTGTGTTGGTTTTTCCTTCTATCACAAAATGGTTACTTTAAGTTATTATTGCTTACTGTAGTTTAATAGTATTTTGGCGGGACAATTTTATGTTTTTAGAGGCAAAGTGAGTTGGAATTTTGAATGATTTCACTATTTGGAGGGAAAATTTGTGACATGGTCACCGTCTAGTACTGGATTGGCAGGAAAGAGAGGGTGACGAAATTGCCCTCAAAAGTTTGACGGAAACCACATGAGGTAACGGAGTAGTTGACGGTTTGTATACAAATTGGGTCGGGTTCCGAAAGTCAGGCACCGTTGTGATTGTTCAGTAACATAAATCACCTTAATTTTCGGTCGTCCAAAACTCATGTACCGTTCTTAAAATTTTCCCATAACGAAATAATGATGGCGAACACAACGGTCCATGAAAATGAAACTGAAACAAAACAGTCCTTGAAAATGAAACTGAATGGGATGCTTTTATTAAAACTAGACAAGTCGTTTGTCCCGTAAAGATATCATAGATGTACAGACTGTCGGTCAGCATTTATGCATGCATGAGTATAGCAAATGGGATCTCATAGCAAATACATATACTCAGAAAGAATATAAGGATTGAATCAGTGGAATTTGGATGAATCATCTTAAATAAAGAGATTGATTGATATGTACTTCTGTACAAAGGAAATGAGAAAGCAACTAAGTATTCACTTCAGACAGCTGTCAAACCTTCAGGCAAGGATTCATTGTCTGGGTCAGGTGACAGAAATCTCCGGCAAGCGTGGAAAACAGCTGAATGGAAACCCTCCGGATTGTCTATGAATACAAAGTGTCCTGCCTGCAATTATTTACGGGAAAACATTTATTGATACAAACCTAGATCATATACACTAATTATGGAGAAGCAATATAAGCATACTGCATACACATTGAGGGAGGAGAGATACTGACCTCAGGAACTCTAATAATCTCACACGGGACCTTCATATCCTTGCGAGCTTCTTGAGCCCCTTGATAATTCATCCAATCTTGATAGCCATAAATAAAGGTAGTTGGAACTTTCCACTCTGGTGCACTGTATATAAAAGGGAAAATGTAAACACAGGAGCCCCCAAAACATACCAAGACAATATAGAAAATAATGAGTAGAATCAACAGACCTCTGAAGAAGAGGCTTCCGAGCAAATGCTCCGAAAGAAAAAATATATTTCAAGCACAACTCTCCACTTGCTTTGGCAGCTAAAGTATGGTACACGTAATCTTCAATTGAGAAAGCAAAAACTGTTAGAGATCTTCAAACTATGGTAAGAGCTGTACAGAAACAACTTAATATGTACTAACCTGTTAGCAGTTGGGCTTCATGCTCATTTAGGGTGGTCCCTGCAGCACGAGCACCAAATCTACTATTTGTGTAACCCCGAACAATCTTTGGACCCCAAGGCCCTAATCCTCTGAAAAATAAATAAACAAGCTAGATAAGATAACCAAATCTTTCTCTGTTTCATTTCTAAATGAAATAGATTCTTGCACCAATGGACCGAGAGCGAAATGCTCAAACTAGCAATTTGGGACAAGAAGCAACCACATCGATTGAGAATACAAAAGCAAGATTGAAAACAAAGGTAAATCTAACTAGTCCTGCATACTTATTAAAAGTTCAGTGTGAATCCATCCATTCTTCATTTCAGCCCACACATGAGAAGGGGCTGGAAGGTTTTGGATAGTGGAATCATGGGAAAGTAGTATGAATTGAAGAGTTAAAAGTTGTTCAAAGTAAATGCCAAAGAATTCCTTTGGATAGAGGATATATGTCTCTAGGCCAATAACCCGAGAGAAATAAAATGATCACAGAGACAAATATGGTAAAGATTTGAAGAAAGTAGACATTATGAAACTGTATACAGAATCACAAGCAGAGAGAAACACCATAAAATAGCTGCACTTTTGTAATCATTCCCTCAACACATGAAACTATGAGATGCCTTTAGTAAGTAAGCTAGGCATGCATTCACATACATGCTAATGTGCAGAGTGTGCGAGTGTGACTTCGCATTAGGTATGCAATTATGCATGCACCATAGGCACACACACATGTTATCGCTACAAACCCTAAACAACACAAAATGAAATGTACAGCTTAAATCATGGAATTGGGTACATCACCACAGATAATACCCTTTTTGCATATTTAATATATATATATATATATAGTAGAAGAGAAAAAGGGAAACAAAGGTATATACCTGATTAATTTCTGAGGAGTAAAATTAGACTCCCACAAATGGTTGATAATTGCTCCTTTCCATGTTGATTTAAACTGCATGATCCATTCATTCCTTGCATCTTCTGCCGAGGAGAATCCAGCAGGACCCACCAAAACTAAATGCTTAATGTGCTCCGGATGCTATTACATAAATGAAATCAACATCAGCACCAGAAATGCCATAGCAATGCCAGAATCAAAAATCAATATGGAAAGACAAATACCTTTAGAGCATACTTGGCTGCAACATAGCCACCAAATGAATGTCCAAGTAATATAAAGTTGCTGAGATTCTTGGCTTTCCGCCATTCTTCCAAAGAATCAATAAACCATGCCTCGGTTTCTGCATTGCCAATTCCAAATTCAAATAAAAGACAAAGATATATTACTCTTATTGTCAACACTTAATTACATCATTCATCCTAATACAGTCATATTGAAAGTTCAGTTTTTGACATAGCAGACCTACCTTCAGTGCTTTTGCATGTAAAATCGGGTCTGCTTGATCCACCCCAGCTGCAAAGTAGACCAAACCAAGAACTTGAGCACAAAATGTCTCACTACTAAAGACCCCCCAAACATCAAAGTTCAAAACTTTTCACAATAAAGTAGGAAACTTATGATTCTTACATCAGTTGTTAACAGAAAAGTTTGAAACTTTCACATTAAATTATCTACAATGCCAGTGAATCAAGGTTTTATACTACATTATGGAACCAAACTAAAGCATGGCATTGCATTGAAGCCGAAAATAGCTCACCCAAGTTGATCAATAGCAATGACCCTGAACCGACTCGCGAGAGCATCAAAGTTCCTGAAGAAGAAACCTTGAGAGGCACCGTATCCATGAACCATCACAATAGTAGGAGCCTCATCTTTGCTGTCAAAAGTGACAGTGTTGATAAACCTCTCCTCGTTGCTTGCAGACCTGAACCACCTCACTTTCGACCCGGGCGGGCCCGACCCGATATTGACCCGCTCCACCACATACGGAGTCCTGCAAAACCCGACCCAATTCACACAATCATTTTAGGGTTTAATCAAAACACAATTGAGCTTCAATAACCATTCTTTTAGGAAATGAAATTCAATTGTGATGAAGAGGGATTGGATTGGTTAGTTACTTGACGATAGAGAGGAGGCGATTCTCGGCGGCGATGATGTGATCGGTGGAGGTGGGGATCCAGCGGAGGACGGAGGGCCAGAAAGATTTTGACTTTGACTTTGATGCGGCGGCGGCGACGGTGGCGGTGGAGGCAGAGGGTCGGAGGTCGGAGGCGGACCTGGAGATTTCTTCGGCCATTCTGAAAGAGAGTCTACGCAGGTTCATCCGCTATTCAAAATTCATTTGCTTTGGTGAATAACCGACACGCCAAGCCACGCGCTTTGTTTATAGGTGAAGTTTCACGGCCGATGTGCGCGCCCTTTTTGACTCGGACGGTGAAGAGAGAGCTGGAAATTACGGATCGTGTGGCTTGGGGAGCACTTCATCTATTGGCCCTTGCTTACGTGATCAGTGACTGCTAAATGCTAATG
The window above is part of the Fragaria vesca subsp. vesca linkage group LG2, FraVesHawaii_1.0, whole genome shotgun sequence genome. Proteins encoded here:
- the LOC101307371 gene encoding probable cardiolipin-specific deacylase, mitochondrial-like → MNLRRLSFRMAEEISRSASDLRPSASTATVAAAASKSKSKSFWPSVLRWIPTSTDHIIAAENRLLSIVKTPYVVERVNIGSGPPGSKVRWFRSASNEERFINTVTFDSKDEAPTIVMVHGYGASQGFFFRNFDALASRFRVIAIDQLGWGGSSRPDFTCKSTEETEAWFIDSLEEWRKAKNLSNFILLGHSFGGYVAAKYALKHPEHIKHLVLVGPAGFSSAEDARNEWIMQFKSTWKGAIINHLWESNFTPQKLIRGLGPWGPKIVRGYTNSRFGARAAGTTLNEHEAQLLTDYVYHTLAAKASGELCLKYIFSFGAFARKPLLQSAPEWKVPTTFIYGYQDWMNYQGAQEARKDMKVPCEIIRVPEAGHFVFIDNPEGFHSAVFHACRRFLSPDPDNESLPEGLTAV